In Runella sp. SP2, the genomic window CGATTACAATGTGGCTGGAACGGCAGTGTTGGACTATATTATTGAAAACCTCGGCGAGCATGTCGATACCGCTCGGGTAGGGGTTGGAGCGGTTTCGATGGGCGGCTACATGGCGGCGCGCTGTGCAGCTTTTGAACCTCGTTTTAAGGTGTGTATGATTTTCGGGGCCGTGTGGTCGTACTATGACATCTGGAAAAACCGCCCAGATAATCACCCATTGGCCGAAATCGTACAGCATATCGTAGGAGCGGACAATATGGCCGACGCCCGCGAGCGTCTCAAAAACTTCACTTTAGAAGGTGTTGCTGAAAAAATTCAATGCCCGACTTACATTCTCCACGGTGAAGACGACCGCCAAAATTTTGTAGAAAATGCCTACAAAGTAAACGACGCCTTGACTTGCGAACACGTGATGGAAATCGTGCCTAAAGACGAAAGTGGCTCTGCTCACTGCTCAGTTGATGATTTTACCAAGACTTTTAATATGTACGATTGGATTGAGAAGAAGATTAAAGAATAGCCCCCTAACCCCCGAAGGGGGAACTCGTTAGAGGGCGAATAAAATGATTTTAAACTAATGCTTTTAAGTTCTTATTAGGGATTTAGGGGGGTTTATTTCCCCCATTGGGGGGTAGGGGGCTTATGATACAACAAATAAAAAAAGGAATTACCTATGCCGAAAGTAAAGAAGCAGATCGTAAAGTGCGTGCTTTGGTAGAGGAAATGCTCGAAAATGTGGCACAAAATGGCGACAAGGCCGTGCGTGAGTACTCGGCAAAGCTTGATCATTGGTCGCCCGAAAGTTTCCGACTTTCGGACGAAACGATAAAGAAAATCGTCGCATCATTGCCAGAGCAAGTGATTGAAGATATCAAATTTGCACAAACCCAAATCCGAAATTTCGCCCAAATCCAACGAGAATCTATTCGTGATGTGGAGGTCGAAACCCTTCCTGGGGTGATTTTGGGACACAAAAATATTCCAGTTAATTCAGTAGGCTGCTACGTTCCTGGGGGGCGTTATCCGATGGTAGCCTCAGCGCACATGAGCGTACTGACGGCCAAAGTAGCGGGAGTACAGCGCGTGATTGCGTGTACCCCACCCATCAAAGGTGAAATCCCTGCGGCTACCGTTGCAGCGATGTATATGGCAGGTGCTGACGAAATTTACCTCCTTGGGGGTGTTCAGGCCATTGCCATGATGGCGCTGGGAACCGAAACCGTAAAACCCGTCGATATGCTCGTAGGCCCAGGAAATGCTTACGTGGCCGAAGCCAAACGGCAGTTGTTTGGAAAAGTCGGAATTGACCTTTTTGCGGGGCCAACCGAAACACTCGTTATTGCCGATGACACCACCGATGTCGAAACTTGCGCTACCGATTTGCTCGGCCAAGCAGAACACGGGCCTACGTCGCCTGCGGTGTTGTTAACCACCAGCAAAACCATCGCCGAAGGCATTGAAACCGAAATTCAACGGCAATTGGCAGTGCTTCCGACGGCCGATATTGCCAGTGTTTCGTGGCGAGATTACGGACAAGTCATTTTGTGTGACACCGTGGATGAACTGGTGGCCGAAGCCGACCGCATTGCTAGTGAACACGTGCAAGTAATGACCGAAAACCCACGGTATTTCTTGGAAAAAATGACCAACTACGGTGGTTTGTTTTTAGGCGATAAAACCAACGTTGCCTATGGCGATAAAGTCATTGGCACCAATCATACATTACCTACCAAAGAAGCAGCTCGTTACACAGGCGGACTCTGGGTAGGCAAGTTCCTCAAAACTTGTACCTACCAAGAGGTCCGTACTCCAGAAGCCAGTGCATTGATTGGGGAATATTGCTCCCGACTTTGCGCCATCGAAAACTTCTGGGGGCATAAAGAACAGGCAGATTTGCGCGTGAGGAAATACAGCCCCCTAGCCCCCAATGGGGGAACAAAAAAAGAGACGCCATAACACATTTCATAAATGAAGAAGGTTAAACATGTTTCTAACATAATTCCCCCATTGGGGGGTAGGGGGCTGGTTCTTGTAACAGGTGGAGCAGGAGAAATTGGGTCGGCCATTTGTAAAAAGTTTGCCGAAAATGGCTATTCAGTCATTGCCACGTACAATAGCAATTCTGCCAAAGCTGAGAAATTATTGGAAGAACTGAACCAGATAATTCCCCCATCGGGGGTTAGGGGGCTTCATAGTATTTTCCACGCCCCAACCACCGATGCTCAAAAAGTAGAGGAGTTGAAGGCATTTGTGGCCGAAAAGTATGGGAAATTAGATGTTTTGGTCAACAACGCAGGCATTACAACGCCCGTCCCGCACGATGATTTGGAAGGTTTAACCGACGAATGGATTGATAAAATCATGCAGACAAATTTCCGAGGGAGTTTTGCTATGTGCAGAGCGATGAAAGAGCTATTAAGCCCCCCAACCCCCAATGGGGGAGTATTAACTTCCCCCCCATTGGGGGTTGGGGGGCTGATCGTCAACATCTCCTCCATCGCTGGAATTTATGGCATCGGAAGCAATGTAGCGTACTGTGCTTCCAAAGCAGCGATTGATTCCATGACGCGTTCGTTGGCGCGAGTGCTGGCTCCTAAAATTAGGGTAGTGTCGGTGTCGCCAGGATTTGTGGAAGGAGAATATACCAAAAATTTTGACCAACAATTCCTGCAAAACCAACGAGATAACACGCCCATGGGGCGTTTTGCAACGGGGCTAGATGTTGCTCAGGCTGTGTTTGCTTTGGCGACTTCGCTGACGTTTACTACGGGTACAATTCTGACCGTTGATGGCGGTCGATTATTAAAATAAATTATTACAAAATGAAAATCATAGACCTTTCAGTAACTATTTCAGAAAAGATAAAAGAGCCACTTCCTACCAAAATCGTCTATGAAGACCATAAAGAAGGGGCAAAAAAAATGGGTGGAAAACTCTTTGAAGGCTTGACCGATGTGTTTATTGATGGTAACGGCCCTGCGGGTGAATTCTTGACCGTAACGAGTCATTGTGGTACACACGTCGATGCACCTTACCATTATTTTCCGACTTCTGAGGGGAAACCAGCCCGTACGATTGATGAAATGCCGTTAGAATGGTTTTTTCAAGATGGCGTTGTGCTTGATTTTACCGATAAACCCGATGGCTATATGTTTGAGCCAGAGGATTTACAGGAAAAATTGGATGCTATTGGCTATAAGTTGAAACCATTGGATATTGTGCTAATTCGTTGCGATGCCGACAAACGTATTCATGATGATGATTTCGTAAAAATTCACGTAGGAGCATCGGCAAAAGCCACGCATTGGCTTATTGACCAGGGCATTAAAGTGATGGGGACTGACGGCTGGGGTTGGGATATTCCGTTGCATATTCAAGCAGCAGATTTCAGAGAAAATCCTCGCCCAGGCATTATCTGGCAAGCGCACTATGTAGGTATCGAAAAAGAATACTGTCAAATCGAAAAACTGGCAAATCTTGACCAATTGCCGCCGTTTGGCTTCAAAGTAGCTTGTTTCCCTGCCAAAATCGAAAAAGCAAGTGCTGGTTGGACCAGGGCGGTAGCAATCATCGAAAATTAGTGATAAACGATGAGTGATTAGTAAAACTCATTTGTAGGATTTTCAACAGTAATTAGTCGTCAATCGGATCAATCCTAAACCGTAAGTTAAAATATCATGGTTAAAAAAATATTGGTGGTCGGAGCTGGCATTGGAGGGCAGTCAGTGGCTATCGGTCTTAAAAAGGCAGGTTTTGACGTGGATGTCGTCGAAATCCATAAAGAATTTAACGTTTATGGCGTCGGTATTATTCAGCAAGCTAATGCACTTCGGGCGTTAGATGCTATCGGAGTAGCCGACGAGGCCATGCGGAGAGGCTCACCTTATGGTAAAGTGAAACTTTGTTTGCCTCACGGCAACTCGCCGTTTGGCGTTCAGATTGGCGAAGCAGGAACGCCACCGATTGGTCGTTTTCCGAGCCATAATGGTATTTCTCGTAAAATCTTGCACGATGTACTTTTTGAAGAAGCCCAGAAAGTGGGGTTGAAATACCGAATGGGAGTAACCGTTGACTCAATTGATAATCAGCCTGATATAGCCAATGTTGCTTTCTCAGATGGTACTTCAGGAAGCTACGATATTGTCATTGCCGCCGATGGAGTCAACTCTAAAGTACGTAAGCTCATTTTTGGTGAGTTCAAATCTACTTACGTAGGGCTGTCCGTTTGGAGATATGCTTTCAAACGACCCGCGAGTTTGGATACGGGCTATATTTTCTTTAATAAAAAACACAAGCTGGGAGTCATTCCGATGACTGCTGAGTTGTGTTATATTTTCCTTAATTCGGCGGAAGGAGATAATCCGAGTATTCCTGAAGACCAATTGGTAGAAAGGTTGAAAAGCTACATGTCGGCTTATCCGATTCCAATCGTGCAGGAACTTATTCCACAAGTTACGGATGCTAAATTGGTCAATTATCGCACGCTTGAAACCCTCAAAATGCCTGCTCCTTGGTACAAAAACCGAGTTGTGGTTTTGGGAGATGCTGCGCACACAACCATTCCGCAGTTGGGCTCGGGGGCGGCGTTAGCCATCGAAGACGCCGTTGTTTTGATTGAAGAATTGCAAAAGGAAGGCTCGGTAGAAGAAGCCTTTGAACAATACATGACCCGCCGCTACAACCGCTGTAAAATGGTGGTAGATGTTTCGGAGACGCTCGGCGCTTGGGAGTTGCTCGAATACAACGACCAACCTTTGCCCGAAGGGGCAAACATGGGAATGCTTATGGGTAAAACAGGCATGGCGTTGACGGAAGAGATATAAATTATGAGATATTTAATCATATTTTTTATCCTTTTTTTGGGGTGTAGTCAAGAGAAAAAAGACAGCAATTCGCCCACAAAAATAGCTTGGATGTTTTCCGAAAGCCTTAACAATGCCCAAGAAAATAGTAAATTATTTGGCAGCGATAGCCTAGAAATGGTTTCGAGTGCGGAGACCGATTTTTTTATCGAACCTGGGAAACCACCTTATAATATAGCAAATGCTCCGCTGCTTTTGATGCCTGTTGACAATTCAAAGCCGTTTACGTTTTCTATCAAAGTAAAACCAACGCACCTTGTAAAATATGATGCAGGAATGGCCTTTTTGTATGTAAACGATTCAGAATGGCTTAAATTGGCTTTTGAAGTAGATGAACGAATGACTGGAAGAATCGTAACCGTAAAAACAAAAGCGTTTTCGGATGATAATAACCACGACGCTATTCCTGCAAAATCGGTTTACTTAAAGATTTCATCCGATACCAAAGTCGTAGGTTTTTACTATTCACTTGATGCCAAAACTTGGCAATTGGTGAGGGTTTTCAAAAATGAATATGGCGAAAATCTGAAAATTGGCATTGGCACACAATCGCCCGCTGGCAAAGGAAATAAATCTATTTTCTCCGAATTTCAATTCTCCGAAACCAGCGTAAAAGATTTCCGAATGGGTATTTAAACTATTTAGAAACAAAAATCAAAATGAAACTCGTAACATTTTTAGATAAAAATCAAGAAAGTCGCATCGGTTGGTTGGTAGGCGAAAGCGTAGTTGATATGCGTTTGGCCAGTGAAAAATTGCCGACGGATATGCTCACTTTTATTGATAATCACGAAACCTATTTTGACATTATCAAAACTTTGGGCGAAGTTGAGCCACACTACACTTTGGCAGAAGTAAAACTTCTAGCACCGTTGCCCAATCCACGTAGTTTCCGTGATTACATCGGTTTTGAGATGCACATGCAGAACGCCTCTCGTTCATTCGGACATAAAATTGGCCCTGCTTGGTACGATATGCCCATTTTTTATTTTACCAATCACCAAGCCATTTATGGCCCTGAGGCCGAAATCAAACGTCCAACCAAGGAGACGAAGCTCGATATTGAGTTAGAATTAGCTTGTATCATCGGCAAAAAAGGGAAAGATATTAAAGCCGCCGATGCTCGTCCGTATATTTTTGGATATACCATTTTTAACGACTGGACAGCCCGTGCGATTCAAAAAGTTGAAATGGAAATTCCGTTGGGGCCGCACAAAGGCAAAGATTTTGCCAATGCCATTGGCCCTTACATCGTCACAGCCGATGAAATGGAGCAATACCGCGTTCCGTTTGATCCCACGGTTTTTCAAGAACCCATCAGCGTACCAAAAGTAGCGGGTGATAGACTGAACCTGAAAATGACGTCTCGTATCAACGGTCAGACGGTTTGCGAAGGAAACTACAAAACATCGTACTATAATTTCGAGCAAATGATTGAGCGGGCTTCCGAAAACAACGTCACCCTCATGCCAGGCGATATTCTTGGCTCAGGAACGTTGGGTTGGGGTAGTTTGATTGAGAACAATTTTAGCGTTCATCGCTCCCTCGAACCTGGCGATGTGGTTGAGCTGGAAATTGAAGGGATTGGTATTTTAAGAAATAAGGTAGTGTCCTAATCGCGCGCAACTGATTGATTTTGCATAAACTTCCTCTTTTTTTGCCCATTTTTCTTGCCCATGTTAAATTAGCTTTGTGTAAAAATATATTGAAAAAATACCAAAGTTTAACTTTCATAAAAAGCAATGAAAAAAATAACGTTTGCCTTTGTCACTCTCGTAGTTACCACTTCTGTTTTTGCTCAATTTCCGCAGCGAACGCCAACCCCTAATGATACTTTAAAATCCGTTAGGCAATTGAATGATGGTAAAGTAAAGTTCAGTATTTATGCCCCTAAAGCTTCGGAAGTAACGGTTTCGGGCGATTTTCCAAATGGCTTTCCTGCTGCTAAGCTGCAAAAAGACGAAGTAGGAGTGTGGTCGTTTACGACGGCAACTAGCGTGTCTCCTAATGTCTATACGTACGATTTTAACGTGGATGGACTGAAGGTATTTGACCCCAAAAATGCCCAGTACAAAGAATCAAACAGTGGTTTTTCAAACCTTTTTGAAGTAAAGGGGGCTGAAAATGATTTCCAAACGCTCAAGGACGTACCGCACGGAAAAGTTGAAAAAGTACTCTATAAATCAACGGCTTTAGATGGGGCTTCGCGGCGATTGCACGTGTATTTACCCCCCAACTACGACGAAATTAGCAAGAAAGAAAAACTGCCCGTGTTGTATTTATTTCACGGTGGGGGAGACAATGATGCTTCTTGGACGACGATTGGGCGGGCCAATTTGATTTTGGACAACCTCTACGCCCAAGGAAAACTCAAGCCAATGATTGTGGTGATGCCCGCAGGACATACGCACATCCAAGGCTTTTTTATGGGGGCAGGTGCGCAGCAAGATCCTTTCTGCCGTGACATGATTCAAGATGTGATTCCTTTTGTGGAAAAAACGTACCCCGTTTCCAACAAACGCGAACACCGTGCCATTGCGGGACTTTCGATGGGAGGCATTCAGGCCATCAATTTAGCACTTTGGCATCCCGATTTGTTTTCGCAAGTGTTTCCAATGAGTACGGGCTATTTTCCCAATGCCATTGCCGAAATCAAAGAAAAATACAGTGATGTGATGCGCAATAAAACCATTAATTCTTTTAAAAACTTTAAGATTTACATGGGAGGTGAAGCCGACATCGCGTACCAAAATAATTTGAACATGATGAAAATGTTCGATGAGTTTGGCATCAAATATACCTACGAAAACGGCGGGGGAGCACATACTTTTTTGGCTTGGCGCCAAAATCTAAAAGACTTTGCCCCGCTGTTGTTTAAATGATAAATAAGGCTAAACAAATCACTGCGATGAACTTGGCCGCCCTACCTCATAGGCTCCTGTTCCTGTGAGGTTTTTTTATACCCGAAATCACCCTAAAACCTATTCTCGATGAACACTCCAACTGAACAAGGTATTTCCACGACGTCCAAAAAAGGATTATTTACCTACGAAAACGGCATCGTCTTAGTAATGGCGCTGACCTTCGGTTGCCTTTTCTTTGACCGCCTCGCGCTTAATTTTTTAATGCCCTATGTTGCCAAAGATCTTCAACTCAACAACACCCAAATCGGCCTTTTGGCGGGGGCATTGTCGTTGGCATGGGCTTTTTCGAGTTTTTTCTCTACCGCTTGGGCCGAAACCAACAACAAAAAGAAGGTCGTTTTTGTCATTGCCGTTTTTGTATTTTCGATTTGCTCGTTTGGTTCAGGTTTGGCCACTTCGTTCGTAACCTTGCTTTTGGCTCGGCTACTCATGGGTTTGGCTGAAGGCCCCGTTATTCCATTGGCCCAAAATTTTGTTGAGCGCGAGTCTTCACCGCACCGCCTCGGGGTGAATGCAGGAATTTTACAAGGAATGGGTTCGGCACTGTTTGGGTCTATTTTAGCGCCCGTGGTTTTAGTTCAAATTGCCGAAAACGTGGGATGGCGCAATGCTTTTTACATTGCAGGGGCGCCAGGGTTACTTTTGGGGCTGATTGCATGGGTGTATGTCAAAAAATCAACCGCAGCAAGCACACAAATCAAAGAAACGTCCACGCTCAATCTTTCTGAGTTACTACAATACAACAACGTTAAATGGGGCATTCCTGTGGCCTGCTGTGTGTTTGGTTGGTGGTTTGCTACGCTACCTTTTATTTCCAATTATTTCGTCAATGCCCAAGGCATGAGTGCCGACGAAATGGGGAAAACGATGGGGTTGTTAGGGGTTTCAGGTTTGTTTTCTTCCATTCTTGTACCTGGTCTCTCGGATAAAATAGGGCGAAAAAAAGTGATTCTATTTTTTTGTGGAGTAGGTGCTTGTTACCCTTTTGCCGTCTATTTTTTAGCTGGTTCGGGGGCGCATTTGCCCGTTATG contains:
- a CDS encoding esterase, whose protein sequence is MKKITFAFVTLVVTTSVFAQFPQRTPTPNDTLKSVRQLNDGKVKFSIYAPKASEVTVSGDFPNGFPAAKLQKDEVGVWSFTTATSVSPNVYTYDFNVDGLKVFDPKNAQYKESNSGFSNLFEVKGAENDFQTLKDVPHGKVEKVLYKSTALDGASRRLHVYLPPNYDEISKKEKLPVLYLFHGGGDNDASWTTIGRANLILDNLYAQGKLKPMIVVMPAGHTHIQGFFMGAGAQQDPFCRDMIQDVIPFVEKTYPVSNKREHRAIAGLSMGGIQAINLALWHPDLFSQVFPMSTGYFPNAIAEIKEKYSDVMRNKTINSFKNFKIYMGGEADIAYQNNLNMMKMFDEFGIKYTYENGGGAHTFLAWRQNLKDFAPLLFK
- the hisD gene encoding histidinol dehydrogenase, with the protein product MIQQIKKGITYAESKEADRKVRALVEEMLENVAQNGDKAVREYSAKLDHWSPESFRLSDETIKKIVASLPEQVIEDIKFAQTQIRNFAQIQRESIRDVEVETLPGVILGHKNIPVNSVGCYVPGGRYPMVASAHMSVLTAKVAGVQRVIACTPPIKGEIPAATVAAMYMAGADEIYLLGGVQAIAMMALGTETVKPVDMLVGPGNAYVAEAKRQLFGKVGIDLFAGPTETLVIADDTTDVETCATDLLGQAEHGPTSPAVLLTTSKTIAEGIETEIQRQLAVLPTADIASVSWRDYGQVILCDTVDELVAEADRIASEHVQVMTENPRYFLEKMTNYGGLFLGDKTNVAYGDKVIGTNHTLPTKEAARYTGGLWVGKFLKTCTYQEVRTPEASALIGEYCSRLCAIENFWGHKEQADLRVRKYSPLAPNGGTKKETP
- a CDS encoding fumarylacetoacetate hydrolase family protein; its protein translation is MKLVTFLDKNQESRIGWLVGESVVDMRLASEKLPTDMLTFIDNHETYFDIIKTLGEVEPHYTLAEVKLLAPLPNPRSFRDYIGFEMHMQNASRSFGHKIGPAWYDMPIFYFTNHQAIYGPEAEIKRPTKETKLDIELELACIIGKKGKDIKAADARPYIFGYTIFNDWTARAIQKVEMEIPLGPHKGKDFANAIGPYIVTADEMEQYRVPFDPTVFQEPISVPKVAGDRLNLKMTSRINGQTVCEGNYKTSYYNFEQMIERASENNVTLMPGDILGSGTLGWGSLIENNFSVHRSLEPGDVVELEIEGIGILRNKVVS
- a CDS encoding FAD-dependent monooxygenase, which translates into the protein MVKKILVVGAGIGGQSVAIGLKKAGFDVDVVEIHKEFNVYGVGIIQQANALRALDAIGVADEAMRRGSPYGKVKLCLPHGNSPFGVQIGEAGTPPIGRFPSHNGISRKILHDVLFEEAQKVGLKYRMGVTVDSIDNQPDIANVAFSDGTSGSYDIVIAADGVNSKVRKLIFGEFKSTYVGLSVWRYAFKRPASLDTGYIFFNKKHKLGVIPMTAELCYIFLNSAEGDNPSIPEDQLVERLKSYMSAYPIPIVQELIPQVTDAKLVNYRTLETLKMPAPWYKNRVVVLGDAAHTTIPQLGSGAALAIEDAVVLIEELQKEGSVEEAFEQYMTRRYNRCKMVVDVSETLGAWELLEYNDQPLPEGANMGMLMGKTGMALTEEI
- a CDS encoding DUF1349 domain-containing protein, producing MRYLIIFFILFLGCSQEKKDSNSPTKIAWMFSESLNNAQENSKLFGSDSLEMVSSAETDFFIEPGKPPYNIANAPLLLMPVDNSKPFTFSIKVKPTHLVKYDAGMAFLYVNDSEWLKLAFEVDERMTGRIVTVKTKAFSDDNNHDAIPAKSVYLKISSDTKVVGFYYSLDAKTWQLVRVFKNEYGENLKIGIGTQSPAGKGNKSIFSEFQFSETSVKDFRMGI
- a CDS encoding MFS transporter, with translation MNTPTEQGISTTSKKGLFTYENGIVLVMALTFGCLFFDRLALNFLMPYVAKDLQLNNTQIGLLAGALSLAWAFSSFFSTAWAETNNKKKVVFVIAVFVFSICSFGSGLATSFVTLLLARLLMGLAEGPVIPLAQNFVERESSPHRLGVNAGILQGMGSALFGSILAPVVLVQIAENVGWRNAFYIAGAPGLLLGLIAWVYVKKSTAASTQIKETSTLNLSELLQYNNVKWGIPVACCVFGWWFATLPFISNYFVNAQGMSADEMGKTMGLLGVSGLFSSILVPGLSDKIGRKKVILFFCGVGACYPFAVYFLAGSGAHLPVMFLTYFMMGLIPLVAAVVPSEAVPEHLKAKAIGLITGIAEIVGGVLVPALAGLLSDAVDPSAFLWIAASLALVGLAFSTKLK
- a CDS encoding cyclase family protein, translating into MKIIDLSVTISEKIKEPLPTKIVYEDHKEGAKKMGGKLFEGLTDVFIDGNGPAGEFLTVTSHCGTHVDAPYHYFPTSEGKPARTIDEMPLEWFFQDGVVLDFTDKPDGYMFEPEDLQEKLDAIGYKLKPLDIVLIRCDADKRIHDDDFVKIHVGASAKATHWLIDQGIKVMGTDGWGWDIPLHIQAADFRENPRPGIIWQAHYVGIEKEYCQIEKLANLDQLPPFGFKVACFPAKIEKASAGWTRAVAIIEN
- a CDS encoding SDR family NAD(P)-dependent oxidoreductase, giving the protein MKKVKHVSNIIPPLGGRGLVLVTGGAGEIGSAICKKFAENGYSVIATYNSNSAKAEKLLEELNQIIPPSGVRGLHSIFHAPTTDAQKVEELKAFVAEKYGKLDVLVNNAGITTPVPHDDLEGLTDEWIDKIMQTNFRGSFAMCRAMKELLSPPTPNGGVLTSPPLGVGGLIVNISSIAGIYGIGSNVAYCASKAAIDSMTRSLARVLAPKIRVVSVSPGFVEGEYTKNFDQQFLQNQRDNTPMGRFATGLDVAQAVFALATSLTFTTGTILTVDGGRLLK